The following are encoded in a window of uncultured Sphaerochaeta sp. genomic DNA:
- a CDS encoding FadR/GntR family transcriptional regulator — protein sequence MSDRDSKGQSLRVQIFEKLKNRIEAGTWEVGSKFPSENQLCNEYNVSRVTIRAAIQQLEAVGLVQTHQGGRTIVIRTHIRGAVSVLNPFQTSDLQTDIVKVLEYRMVVEKGTIGLAVQHITEDDLIALEEIFNMMLVHHDDIKKFSQADYLFHRKIAESSKNEILIQANQGIEEVLSNTMDTIVSLLGCAIGIRYHRLLLAALRVHDKATCEQLMEEHLQATIDGIKNFLEISKDPKENEGE from the coding sequence ATGAGTGATAGGGACAGTAAAGGACAGTCGTTACGGGTACAAATATTTGAGAAATTAAAGAATAGAATTGAGGCAGGGACCTGGGAGGTAGGAAGTAAGTTCCCTTCGGAAAACCAACTCTGTAATGAATATAATGTGAGTAGGGTCACCATCCGCGCAGCCATCCAGCAACTTGAAGCTGTCGGATTGGTACAGACCCACCAGGGAGGGAGGACGATTGTAATACGCACCCATATACGAGGGGCTGTGTCAGTCCTAAACCCATTTCAGACTTCCGACCTCCAAACAGACATCGTTAAAGTTCTGGAGTACCGCATGGTGGTTGAAAAAGGAACCATCGGACTAGCGGTACAGCATATTACAGAGGATGACCTCATCGCTTTGGAAGAGATTTTCAATATGATGCTCGTTCATCATGATGACATCAAGAAGTTCTCACAGGCTGACTATCTCTTCCACAGGAAAATTGCTGAATCATCAAAGAATGAGATTCTCATTCAGGCCAACCAAGGCATCGAGGAAGTACTTTCCAACACGATGGACACCATTGTAAGCCTTCTTGGATGCGCGATTGGTATTAGATACCACCGCCTCCTTCTAGCTGCACTTCGTGTTCACGATAAAGCGACCTGCGAGCAGCTCATGGAAGAGCACCTGCAGGCCACCATCGATGGGATCAAAAACTTTCTAGAAATCTCCAAAGACCCTAAAGAAAACGAAGGAGAATAA
- a CDS encoding sodium ion-translocating decarboxylase subunit beta, with product MDFLLEGLLNTTWKQLVMFGVGGLLIYLAIAKKLEPSLLLPMGFGAILVNLPFSGAITQMMEGIGEVPGILDWLFELGIESAEALPLLLFIGIGAMIDFGPLLANPKLILFGAAAQWGIFATISVATLLGFNLIDAASIGIIGAADGPTSILVSQVLGSKYVGPIAIAAYSYMALVPIIQPFAIKLVTTKKERMIKMPYNPRSVTKRAKILFPIIVTVVAGYVAPASVSLVGMLMFGNLIRECTVLDTLSTAAQTVLVNLITLLLGITIASTMKAEAFVTIQTIMIMGLGLLAFIFDTIAGVVFAKVLNLFVKQKVNPMVGAAGISAFPMSARVIQRLGQQADPQNHLLMHAVGANVAGQIASVIAGGVILGLVPGLL from the coding sequence ATGGACTTCTTGCTGGAAGGACTTCTTAACACCACGTGGAAGCAACTGGTAATGTTTGGTGTGGGAGGTCTTCTTATCTATCTTGCGATTGCGAAGAAACTTGAGCCCTCGCTCTTGCTTCCCATGGGCTTTGGTGCCATCCTGGTCAACTTGCCGTTCTCTGGAGCCATCACGCAGATGATGGAAGGAATCGGGGAGGTACCGGGTATTCTTGACTGGCTTTTTGAGCTGGGTATAGAGTCGGCAGAGGCATTGCCCCTGCTGCTGTTCATCGGAATTGGGGCGATGATCGACTTCGGTCCACTCCTGGCCAATCCAAAGTTGATCCTTTTTGGTGCAGCTGCCCAGTGGGGTATCTTTGCCACCATCAGCGTGGCTACCTTGCTTGGATTCAACCTTATAGATGCGGCCTCAATTGGTATCATAGGGGCTGCTGATGGCCCAACATCAATCCTGGTATCACAGGTTCTTGGGAGCAAGTATGTAGGCCCGATTGCTATTGCGGCGTATTCATATATGGCCTTGGTACCGATCATTCAGCCGTTTGCCATCAAGCTGGTCACCACAAAAAAAGAGCGGATGATCAAGATGCCGTACAATCCCCGCTCAGTAACGAAGCGGGCAAAGATTCTCTTTCCGATCATCGTTACCGTGGTAGCTGGCTATGTAGCTCCTGCTTCTGTTTCCTTGGTAGGGATGCTGATGTTTGGTAACCTGATCAGGGAGTGTACCGTCCTGGATACGCTCTCTACGGCAGCCCAAACGGTCCTGGTCAACCTGATTACGCTGTTGCTCGGTATCACGATTGCATCCACGATGAAAGCGGAAGCGTTTGTTACCATCCAGACCATTATGATCATGGGCCTTGGTTTGCTTGCCTTCATTTTTGATACCATTGCAGGGGTTGTCTTTGCCAAGGTCTTAAATTTGTTCGTAAAGCAGAAGGTCAACCCGATGGTTGGAGCGGCCGGTATTTCTGCCTTCCCCATGTCGGCAAGGGTCATCCAACGGCTCGGCCAGCAAGCAGATCCACAGAACCATCTCTTGATGCATGCGGTTGGGGCAAATGTCGCAGGGCAGATTGCTTCAGTCATCGCCGGCGGTGTCATCCTGGGTTTGGTCCCAGGATTGTTGTAG
- a CDS encoding GNAT family N-acetyltransferase: MYTPIQLTNKDIPAIRTYIAEEKEMNLFIEGDIEQYGLETETVSLWAFGEDWDCLLLRYYSNFIISSNKDQFDAKAVADFLQDQEIQCISAKETILEQLAPYYPTIPFQGTYLCRLKRDTFKKIKTGTEEILKLDPSHCQDIVDLYKVIDEFSKPYIEHEEEKIRQTRENYEKGCEGYGIFKDGMLVCTAYTTATTSSGAMIIGVATHPAYRQRGYASMVMNHLCEQGFQRGLSFLCLFYDNPAAGAMYHRLGFETIGRWAMMNF, encoded by the coding sequence ATGTACACTCCAATACAGTTAACAAACAAGGACATACCTGCGATACGTACCTACATAGCAGAAGAGAAAGAGATGAATCTCTTCATTGAAGGAGACATCGAACAGTACGGATTGGAAACAGAAACTGTTTCTCTCTGGGCTTTTGGTGAGGATTGGGATTGCCTGTTGCTCAGGTACTACTCCAATTTTATCATCTCCAGCAACAAGGATCAGTTTGATGCAAAAGCTGTGGCTGATTTCTTGCAAGACCAAGAGATCCAATGCATTAGTGCAAAGGAAACTATTCTCGAGCAATTGGCTCCTTACTACCCCACCATTCCCTTTCAAGGCACATATTTATGTCGTTTAAAAAGAGATACATTCAAGAAGATCAAAACCGGAACGGAAGAAATACTCAAACTTGATCCAAGCCACTGTCAAGACATTGTAGACCTCTACAAGGTGATAGACGAATTTTCAAAGCCATACATCGAGCATGAGGAAGAGAAGATCAGGCAAACAAGGGAGAATTATGAGAAAGGCTGTGAAGGGTATGGGATTTTCAAAGATGGCATGTTGGTATGCACAGCCTATACTACTGCCACTACAAGTAGTGGAGCCATGATCATTGGGGTGGCTACACACCCAGCCTATCGCCAGAGAGGCTATGCCTCCATGGTGATGAATCATCTCTGTGAACAGGGATTCCAGAGAGGGCTCTCATTCCTCTGCCTTTTCTATGATAACCCTGCAGCAGGCGCCATGTATCACAGACTTGGATTTGAGACAATCGGACGCTGGGCAATGATGAATTTCTAG
- a CDS encoding NAD(P)-dependent alcohol dehydrogenase codes for MKALVLEEKGRLSVRDYPIVEHMGPYDVTVDVKACGICGSDVHYYTEGAIGDFVVKEPMILGHEAAGVVVAKGEQVTNLEIGDLVCMEPGVPNLQAKQVLEGNYHLDPDISFWATPPIHGCLREQVVHPSRFCFKLPKGVSVQEGAMMEPLATGIEAAKKAQVTPGDTALVVGAGTIGIMVAISCLAAGCSKVFISDVKEEKLAIAASYKNIIPINVANQDLQTTIMAETNNEGVDRLFEASGSPRVYPSFFRCAKRGATVVLVGMMNGTVPLDVALLQVRGLRIETLFRYTNTFDRAVALVANGSIDVNPLISKVFPFEKAVEAYEYAAEGHQDVVKVMIEL; via the coding sequence ATGAAAGCACTGGTACTGGAAGAAAAAGGACGACTGAGCGTACGTGATTATCCCATTGTAGAGCACATGGGCCCCTATGATGTAACCGTTGATGTTAAAGCATGCGGCATTTGTGGTAGTGACGTCCACTACTACACAGAAGGAGCCATCGGGGATTTCGTCGTCAAGGAACCGATGATACTCGGCCACGAGGCTGCAGGTGTCGTGGTTGCCAAGGGTGAGCAAGTAACAAACCTAGAAATAGGAGACTTGGTCTGTATGGAACCCGGTGTTCCCAACCTTCAAGCGAAACAAGTATTGGAAGGCAACTATCACCTCGACCCGGATATCTCTTTCTGGGCTACCCCGCCCATCCATGGCTGCTTGCGTGAGCAGGTCGTACATCCCTCCCGTTTCTGTTTCAAGTTACCCAAAGGAGTGAGCGTACAGGAGGGTGCCATGATGGAACCTTTGGCAACAGGTATTGAGGCAGCAAAGAAGGCCCAGGTAACTCCAGGGGACACTGCCCTGGTGGTAGGTGCTGGGACCATTGGCATTATGGTTGCGATCTCCTGCCTTGCTGCCGGATGCTCCAAGGTATTCATCAGCGATGTAAAAGAGGAGAAGCTAGCCATTGCAGCTTCCTATAAGAATATCATCCCCATCAATGTGGCAAACCAGGATCTACAGACAACCATCATGGCTGAAACAAACAATGAAGGGGTAGATCGCCTCTTTGAAGCCTCAGGCAGCCCAAGGGTCTATCCATCTTTCTTCCGATGCGCCAAACGCGGTGCTACAGTGGTACTGGTAGGTATGATGAACGGAACTGTTCCTCTTGATGTTGCTTTACTGCAGGTTCGTGGACTCCGTATTGAGACGCTCTTTCGCTACACGAACACTTTTGACAGGGCAGTAGCCTTGGTGGCAAATGGTTCTATTGATGTAAACCCCCTGATCTCCAAAGTATTTCCCTTTGAAAAGGCAGTGGAAGCCTACGAGTATGCAGCCGAGGGGCATCAGGATGTAGTGAAGGTGATGATTGAGTTGTAA
- a CDS encoding nucleoside hydrolase, with protein MRYTKYAFRVPEEKIIRVITNTDAKNEADDQFAIVHAALSPKFENVGFISAHYGVDRHTDSMERGYEELKRVFDKMQIDHTDLIFRGASCPMQTKEEIIPSEGASLIIEEAMKDDPRPLYVLFLGPITDLASAYLQEPRIANRLTAIWIGGAKYPAGGPEFNLKNDIHAANVIFASQIPVWQIPQNVFERAVVSLAELEQKVYWKGEIGRYLFEQLNEYAQEPEARNNSFRSGESWVLGDSPTIGVLLYEDRFEYDWVPAPLFGSDMQYIHTPLNRPIRVYRRIDSRLILEDFFAKIALFAEASK; from the coding sequence ATGCGCTATACCAAATATGCTTTTCGAGTTCCAGAAGAGAAAATTATTAGGGTAATTACCAATACCGATGCAAAAAATGAGGCTGATGACCAGTTTGCAATAGTGCATGCTGCATTAAGTCCAAAATTTGAGAATGTAGGCTTTATTAGTGCACACTACGGGGTCGATCGGCACACAGACAGTATGGAGCGAGGTTATGAGGAACTAAAACGTGTGTTCGATAAGATGCAGATTGATCATACCGATCTTATCTTTCGTGGTGCCTCTTGTCCAATGCAGACCAAGGAAGAGATTATCCCGAGTGAAGGAGCTTCTCTTATTATCGAAGAAGCAATGAAAGATGATCCTAGACCACTCTATGTATTGTTTTTAGGTCCAATTACTGATTTGGCAAGTGCATATCTCCAGGAACCTAGGATTGCAAATCGTTTGACTGCTATTTGGATTGGAGGTGCCAAGTATCCAGCTGGTGGTCCTGAATTTAATCTAAAGAATGATATCCATGCAGCAAATGTAATCTTTGCATCCCAGATTCCTGTTTGGCAGATACCCCAGAATGTATTTGAACGTGCTGTTGTATCATTGGCAGAGTTGGAACAGAAAGTGTATTGGAAAGGTGAGATTGGTAGATACTTGTTTGAACAACTCAACGAATACGCTCAGGAGCCAGAGGCAAGAAATAATTCGTTCAGAAGTGGTGAGTCCTGGGTTCTGGGAGACTCTCCTACAATTGGAGTGCTACTGTATGAGGATCGTTTTGAGTATGACTGGGTACCTGCACCCTTATTTGGATCTGATATGCAGTACATCCATACACCTTTAAACAGACCGATTAGAGTATATAGGCGTATTGATTCTAGACTTATTCTCGAGGATTTTTTTGCAAAAATCGCTTTATTTGCTGAAGCCTCGAAATAA